Part of the Polaribacter sp. Hel1_33_78 genome is shown below.
CGTTACCCCAACCTTGACCATTTAAAAATTTATATTCAAAAGTAATTGGGTAATCGGCGGGTGTTGGTAACCTCAATGTTGTACTATAAATGTTTTCATTTACGTCGGATAGATTAAAGTTATCTGGGCTCCAACCATTAAATTCTCCAGCCATATAAATACCATCTGCGGAAATGCTGGATTCATTGGACATGTCAACATTAAGAGTTACTGAAAATCCAGTACCTTCTGGATTACAACCGTTAAAGGGAACAGTTTCTAGTATTACATCATTTCCAGAATCATTTATGTAAATAAAACGATTTCCATTTGAAGGTGCACAAGGGTAACTTGCCTGTTCTTCTGTACCCCAAGCATTTCCATTTAAAAATTTATATTCCTGCCAACCAGGATTTAATTGAACAACTGTTGAATATATGTTGGTATTGCTCTCTTGTGTCAATTCGTTAGCGTCTGTGGACCATCCATTAAGCGAGCCTGCCAGATGAACACCGTTTTCACTTATAGTTTCGTTGGACATATCAACTCTTATAGTAACGTTTACTTGTGAAAATATAGGAGTATTAAAAAATAATACTATTAATAATAATTTGATTGTGTAATTTTTTTTCATGAATTTAAATTTAAATAATTAATATATTAGTGTTTGAATTGCATGTGAAGCAATTGATAATGATACTTCACGATTATTTACAATTAATTTATAGTTGATTTCGCTGTCAGTTTTGTTCATTACAACAGTTGTTATTTTACCATCTAAGTTTTGAAAACTGGTGGATTCTAAGGTACTTCTTGTACAAGTAGTACTAATTCTTTTGGCGTTAGGTTTTATAAATTTGGAAAAGTGACCTATGTAATAATAAGATGGTGTATAAATAAGTTCCTTAGTT
Proteins encoded:
- a CDS encoding T9SS type A sorting domain-containing protein, which translates into the protein MKKNYTIKLLLIVLFFNTPIFSQVNVTIRVDMSNETISENGVHLAGSLNGWSTDANELTQESNTNIYSTVVQLNPGWQEYKFLNGNAWGTEEQASYPCAPSNGNRFIYINDSGNDVILETVPFNGCNPEGTGFSVTLNVDMSNESSISADGIYMAGEFNGWSPDNFNLSDVNENIYSTTLRLPTPADYPITFEYKFLNGQGWGNEETPDSNCGTVANNNRIQTILSSEQNIYNVFNGCNYTLNSKNTLIENIKVFYAKRQGIKITTQEIFTKLTVEVFDISGRQIIKTSFNSAQNNEYLINVNSLNQGIYLVRLKSDGNESSKKIIIN